In a genomic window of Erinaceus europaeus chromosome 12, mEriEur2.1, whole genome shotgun sequence:
- the CPSF4L gene encoding putative cleavage and polyadenylation specificity factor subunit 4-like protein isoform X3 — protein sequence MQEVIAGLEQFTFLFEKDVEMQRGIRLLPFQGMDKSSSAACSFFAEGLCEKGDCNNKECPFLHTDPASKTRTCLWYDQGFCKDGPLCKYPHVRKKMCINYLAGFCSEGPKCQFAHPKMDIFFKPRSTKLVNWPQGRAPPAPAWEPWKPSPLSEHLFPHFQTKPEDRLGLRAPERHWCTTGECPGDTQATLCP from the exons ATGCAGGAGGTCATTGCTGGGCTGGAGCAGTTCACCTTCCTCTTTGAGAAGGATGTGGAGATGCAAAGGGGCATTAGGCTCCTGCCTTTCCAGGGCATGGACA AGTCAAGCTCAGCTGCGTGCAGCTTCTTTGCTGAAGGTCTCTGTGAGAAAG GTGACTGCAACAATAAGGAGTGTCCCTTTCTTCATACGGACCCTGCTTCTAAGACCAGAACTTGCCTTTGGTATGACCAAGGTTTCTGCAAGGACG GGCCCCTGTGTAAATACCCCCACGTCCGCAAGAAGATGTGTATTAACTACTTAGCCGGCTTCTGCTCTGAGGGACCCAAGTGCCAATTTGCACA TCCCAAGATGGACATTTTCTTCAAGCCAAGATCCACAAAG CTTGTCAACTGGCCACAGGGCCGTGCGCCTCCAGCTCCTGCCTGGGAACCTTGGAAGCCCTCTCCCCTGTCAGAGCACCTGTTTCCCCACTTTCAAACAAAGCCAGAGGACCGCCTGGGACTCAGAGCACCAGAGCGGCACTGGTGTACTACTGG GGAGTGTCCAGGTGACACCCAGGCTACTCTTTGTCCTTGA
- the C12H17orf80 gene encoding uncharacterized protein C17orf80 homolog, translating to MNVFRDWESDIPPRMEVCPYCKKPFKRLKSHLPHCKMKEQIRPDEEKMCQSKPATLPRAKKTKRPVTDSRTLEPALGTEIGKRNANLTWNKLEGTLKSSPLQDVALGKVSKTKAGKDMKKQIQLSSKMLENIEPRITGQGETTAPFYVSDSIAPGKGLSKVAPEPGESRSSETEAFLPLGPMEPSSSNQGGKYPSALPNDVQAMSAGFKLDRIDPSGQEFLVQLLDVPDRDYHNPPANLNYGTERAGTSLSSNKSDSKARDHISAVTDSRDCESQDKNVESQILGFQVSPVDTIQVKENQVKRPNLGVEVSGSGRNAEEGRPVTEMKEWASMSDDFKKLFSSDSAPVKKSQDEGPSLSIFMPKETPCDELLSLSQSHNQSLVSLALKCLQEEKAESYNHNQAPAIKALMERQSLASSEPRSDCQPQSAHPVYQQPLCSTWHHAFKNVPFTHQIAVVDKKTFPSSLGLEWFPELYPAYLGLGVLPGKPQYWNIMSQKSVLISPQGESLSEVPLLERSLTALRSLESPTRLTTSNFSLLRFLGAVQKGWIKCRTTVKSGVGGITMLFTGYFILCCNWSFRQLKLQRWRK from the exons atgaatgtCTTTAGAGACTGG GAAAGTGACATTCCGCCAAGAATGGAAGTGTGTCCTTACTGTAAGAAGCCTTTCAAACGGTTAAAGTCCCATTTGCCACACTGTAAGATGAAAGAGCAGATTAGACCTGATGAAGAGAAAATGTGTCAGTCCAAGCCAGCTACACTTCCACGTGCCAAAAAGACAAAAAGGCCAGTCACAGACTCAAGAACTCTCGAGCCGGCCCTAGGGACAGAGATTGGGAAAAGAAATGCTAACCTGACATGGAACAAACTCGAAGGAACACTTAAATCCTCTCCACTGCAGGATGTTGCTTTGGGAAAAGTGAGTAAGACAAAAGCAGGAAAAGACATGAAGAAGCAAATTCAACTCTCCTCTAAGATGTTAGAAAACATAGAACCAAGGATTACTGGCCAGGGAGAAACTACAGCCCCGTTTTATGTGTCAGATAGCATTGCTCCTGGAAAAGGACTAAGTAAAGTTGCGCCTGAACCAGGAGAAAGCCGCTCTTCAGAAACTGAAGCGTTTTTACCTCTTGGCCCAATGGAGCCTTCTTCATCAAATCAGGGTGGAAAATATCCCTCAGCCTTACCTAATGATGTACAAGCCATGTCTGCTGGTTTCAAATTGGACAGGATTGATCCCTCAGGACAGGAATTTCTAGTACAGTTACTAGATGTGCCTGATCGTGATTATCATAATCCCCCTGCGAATCTCAATTATGGGACTGAAAGAGCAGGAACATCATTGTCAAGCAATAAGAGCGATTCCAAGGCCAGGGATCACATCTCAGCGGTCACTGATAGCAGAGACTGTGAATCCCAGGACAAAAACGTGGAATCACAAATCTTAGGTTTTCAAGTTAGCCCAGTAGATACAATCCAGGTCAAGGAAAACCAAGTGAAAAGACCTAACCTTGGAGTCGAGGTATCTGGAAGCGGAAGAAATGCAGAGGAGGGTAGACCTGTGACAGAAATGAAGGAATGGGCTTCCATGAGTGATGACTTTAAGAAGCTCTTCAGCAGTGATTCCGCCCCAGTGAAGAAATCTCAAGATGAAGGTCCCAGTTTAAGCATATTCATGCCAAAGGAGACACCTTGCGATGAGCTGCTTTCTTTATCGCAGTCCCATAATCAAAGTCTTGTCTCCCTGGCTCTAAAATGTCTTCAAGAAGAGAAAGCAGAATCCTACAATCATAACCAAGCCCCTGCTATAAAGGCCTTGATGGAAAGGCAGAGCCTAGCCTCCTCAGAGCCCAGATCGGACTGTCAGCCCCAATCCGCACACCCTGTGTACCAGCAGCCTTTGTGTTCAACCTGGCATCACGCTTTTAAAAACGTCCCCTTCACCCATCAGATAGCTGTTGTGGACAAGAAGACTTTCCCTAGCTCCTTAGGGTTGGAATGGTTTCCAGAGCTCTATCCTGCTTATCTTGGACTAGGGGTTTTGCCAGGGAAGCCTCAGTATTGGAATATAATGTCCCAGAAGTCTGTGCTCATCAGTCCCCAGGGAGAAAGTCTCTCTGAAG TTCCTTTGTTGGAAAGAAGTTTGACTGCTCTAAGGAGTTTGGAATCCCCGACCAGACTTACAAcctccaacttctctctgttgagGTTCTTGGGAGCTGTCCAAAAAG GCTGGATCAAGTGTAGGACCACTGTGAAGAGTGGAGTTGGTGGCATCACAATGCTCTTTACAGGATACTTCATCCTTTGTTGTAACTGGAGTTTCAGGCAACTGA AGCTACAACGCTGGCGTAAATAA
- the CPSF4L gene encoding putative cleavage and polyadenylation specificity factor subunit 4-like protein isoform X2, which yields MWISPSGGVLLSPGKLCPFRHDRGEKMVVCKHWLRGLCKKGDGCKFLHQYDVTRMPECYFYSKFGDCNNKECPFLHTDPASKTRTCLWYDQGFCKDGPLCKYPHVRKKMCINYLAGFCSEGPKCQFAHPKMDIFFKPRSTKLVNWPQGRAPPAPAWEPWKPSPLSEHLFPHFQTKPEDRLGLRAPERHWCTTGECPGDTQATLCP from the exons ATGTGGATTTCTCCCAGCGGGGGTGTTCTGCTGTCCCCAGGGAAGCTGTGCCCCTTCCGGCATGACCGTGGGGAGAAGATGGTGGTGTGTAAGCACTGGCTGCGGGGGCTTTGCAAGAAGGGTGACGGGTGCAAGTTCCTGCACCAGTATGACGTGACCAGGATGCCAGAGTGCTACTTCTACTCCAAATTTG GTGACTGCAACAATAAGGAGTGTCCCTTTCTTCATACGGACCCTGCTTCTAAGACCAGAACTTGCCTTTGGTATGACCAAGGTTTCTGCAAGGACG GGCCCCTGTGTAAATACCCCCACGTCCGCAAGAAGATGTGTATTAACTACTTAGCCGGCTTCTGCTCTGAGGGACCCAAGTGCCAATTTGCACA TCCCAAGATGGACATTTTCTTCAAGCCAAGATCCACAAAG CTTGTCAACTGGCCACAGGGCCGTGCGCCTCCAGCTCCTGCCTGGGAACCTTGGAAGCCCTCTCCCCTGTCAGAGCACCTGTTTCCCCACTTTCAAACAAAGCCAGAGGACCGCCTGGGACTCAGAGCACCAGAGCGGCACTGGTGTACTACTGG GGAGTGTCCAGGTGACACCCAGGCTACTCTTTGTCCTTGA
- the CPSF4L gene encoding putative cleavage and polyadenylation specificity factor subunit 4-like protein isoform X4 yields the protein MQEVIAGLEQFTFLFEKDVEMQRGIRLLPFQGMDKSSSAACSFFAEGLCEKGKLCPFRHDRGEKMVVCKHWLRGLCKKGDGCKFLHQYDVTRMPECYFYSKFGDCNNKECPFLHTDPASKTRTCLWYDQGFCKDGPLCKYPHVRKKMCINYLAGFCSEGPKCQFAHPKMDIFFKPRSTKGVSR from the exons ATGCAGGAGGTCATTGCTGGGCTGGAGCAGTTCACCTTCCTCTTTGAGAAGGATGTGGAGATGCAAAGGGGCATTAGGCTCCTGCCTTTCCAGGGCATGGACA AGTCAAGCTCAGCTGCGTGCAGCTTCTTTGCTGAAGGTCTCTGTGAGAAAG GGAAGCTGTGCCCCTTCCGGCATGACCGTGGGGAGAAGATGGTGGTGTGTAAGCACTGGCTGCGGGGGCTTTGCAAGAAGGGTGACGGGTGCAAGTTCCTGCACCAGTATGACGTGACCAGGATGCCAGAGTGCTACTTCTACTCCAAATTTG GTGACTGCAACAATAAGGAGTGTCCCTTTCTTCATACGGACCCTGCTTCTAAGACCAGAACTTGCCTTTGGTATGACCAAGGTTTCTGCAAGGACG GGCCCCTGTGTAAATACCCCCACGTCCGCAAGAAGATGTGTATTAACTACTTAGCCGGCTTCTGCTCTGAGGGACCCAAGTGCCAATTTGCACA TCCCAAGATGGACATTTTCTTCAAGCCAAGATCCACAAAG GGAGTGTCCAGGTGA
- the CPSF4L gene encoding putative cleavage and polyadenylation specificity factor subunit 4-like protein isoform X1, with amino-acid sequence MQEVIAGLEQFTFLFEKDVEMQRGIRLLPFQGMDKSSSAACSFFAEGLCEKGKLCPFRHDRGEKMVVCKHWLRGLCKKGDGCKFLHQYDVTRMPECYFYSKFGDCNNKECPFLHTDPASKTRTCLWYDQGFCKDGPLCKYPHVRKKMCINYLAGFCSEGPKCQFAHPKMDIFFKPRSTKLVNWPQGRAPPAPAWEPWKPSPLSEHLFPHFQTKPEDRLGLRAPERHWCTTGECPGDTQATLCP; translated from the exons ATGCAGGAGGTCATTGCTGGGCTGGAGCAGTTCACCTTCCTCTTTGAGAAGGATGTGGAGATGCAAAGGGGCATTAGGCTCCTGCCTTTCCAGGGCATGGACA AGTCAAGCTCAGCTGCGTGCAGCTTCTTTGCTGAAGGTCTCTGTGAGAAAG GGAAGCTGTGCCCCTTCCGGCATGACCGTGGGGAGAAGATGGTGGTGTGTAAGCACTGGCTGCGGGGGCTTTGCAAGAAGGGTGACGGGTGCAAGTTCCTGCACCAGTATGACGTGACCAGGATGCCAGAGTGCTACTTCTACTCCAAATTTG GTGACTGCAACAATAAGGAGTGTCCCTTTCTTCATACGGACCCTGCTTCTAAGACCAGAACTTGCCTTTGGTATGACCAAGGTTTCTGCAAGGACG GGCCCCTGTGTAAATACCCCCACGTCCGCAAGAAGATGTGTATTAACTACTTAGCCGGCTTCTGCTCTGAGGGACCCAAGTGCCAATTTGCACA TCCCAAGATGGACATTTTCTTCAAGCCAAGATCCACAAAG CTTGTCAACTGGCCACAGGGCCGTGCGCCTCCAGCTCCTGCCTGGGAACCTTGGAAGCCCTCTCCCCTGTCAGAGCACCTGTTTCCCCACTTTCAAACAAAGCCAGAGGACCGCCTGGGACTCAGAGCACCAGAGCGGCACTGGTGTACTACTGG GGAGTGTCCAGGTGACACCCAGGCTACTCTTTGTCCTTGA